In Fibrobacter sp. UWR2, the following are encoded in one genomic region:
- the rpiB gene encoding ribose 5-phosphate isomerase B, whose translation MFKTIAIGCDHAAFEYKEKLVKFLEGKGYKVLDMGTDSTESCDYPIFADRVCNKVTSKEADCGILICGTGIGMSMAANKHKGIRAAVVGDLTSCEFTRLHNDANVLCMGARIIAYAQCEVFATKFLETEFMGGKHKKRIDMFEPA comes from the coding sequence ATGTTCAAGACGATTGCCATCGGTTGTGACCACGCCGCTTTCGAATACAAGGAAAAACTCGTCAAGTTTCTGGAAGGCAAGGGCTACAAGGTCCTAGACATGGGCACCGACTCCACGGAATCCTGCGACTACCCGATTTTTGCCGACAGGGTCTGCAACAAGGTCACGAGCAAGGAAGCCGACTGCGGAATCCTCATCTGCGGCACGGGCATCGGCATGAGCATGGCGGCAAACAAGCACAAAGGCATCCGCGCCGCCGTCGTAGGCGACCTCACCTCCTGCGAATTCACCCGCCTCCACAACGACGCCAACGTGCTCTGCATGGGTGCACGCATCATCGCCTATGCGCAGTGCGAAGTGTTCGCCACGAAGTTCCTCGAAACAGAATTCATGGGCGGCAAGCACAAGAAGCGCATCGACATGTTCGAACCTGCATAA
- a CDS encoding ABC-type transport auxiliary lipoprotein family protein — MKKFTLAFLTVLAAMTLTACFGGSTSEPTRYYTLAVENIDMPSAGNASGRLQVRKFTIENAYQRNNIVYRESAYDFMFYDLDLWASRPEQMVAQVAAEYLEKSGIFQAVDTRASGKPELELLGHIDAIEEIDEGSSQYARLSIKLTLQKPDADAPLWEKRFDERQSVSSREPRLVAEAISKLLGKYMEEAVAAISQATQAAPSAQ; from the coding sequence ATGAAGAAGTTTACACTTGCATTTTTAACTGTCCTCGCCGCCATGACCCTTACCGCATGCTTCGGCGGGAGCACGAGTGAACCCACCCGCTACTACACGCTCGCCGTCGAAAACATCGACATGCCGAGTGCAGGCAATGCCAGCGGCCGCCTGCAGGTGCGCAAGTTCACCATCGAGAACGCCTACCAGCGCAACAACATCGTCTACCGCGAATCCGCCTACGACTTCATGTTCTACGACCTGGACCTTTGGGCAAGCCGCCCCGAGCAGATGGTAGCGCAGGTCGCCGCCGAATACCTCGAGAAGAGCGGAATTTTCCAGGCGGTCGATACCCGCGCCTCGGGCAAGCCCGAACTCGAACTCCTCGGGCACATCGATGCCATCGAGGAAATCGACGAAGGCTCCTCGCAGTACGCACGCCTTTCCATCAAGCTCACGCTCCAGAAACCCGATGCTGACGCCCCCCTCTGGGAAAAGCGTTTTGACGAAAGGCAGTCCGTAAGCAGTCGCGAGCCCCGCCTTGTGGCAGAGGCCATCTCGAAGCTCCTCGGCAAGTACATGGAAGAGGCCGTCGCCGCCATTTCGCAGGCAACGCAGGCCGCCCCATCCGCGCAATAG
- a CDS encoding glycoside hydrolase family 57 protein: protein MAAPGKIHLLLHAHLPFVREPEYDRFLEENWFFEAMAETYLPIVQMLSRLEEKGVPGTLNLSVSSALIAMLTDASLLGKFTLHLHKVKDLIEKEKVLLAGDPERLPVVEFYSHRQDALIDFWERICCCEIVPSLKRLSDCGKLTLLTCVGTHPFLPAYQADLDAIRLQLGVTVRAFEEAFGWKPKGLWLPECGYFEGLDSILAEFGFEYFFLETHGVLLAKPAPKYGVFAPIKTPAGLYCMGREQGSSMEVWSRKTGYPGHPEYREFFKDIAHERQPEYLGGYFMAGNTPIETGLKYYRITGSEDKQVYRPWNALRLAEDHARLFIANREATVTELLPKMDGNKVSILCPYDAELFGHWWFEGPSFIEKMFERAASSNVVEMASLESTMHSSCDPEVHCPVFSSWGEGGFGEVWMNDEVSWAYPLFFRMRGMMEDFRRALVACEKKGKTAQTKLFRRFYAQMARELLLFQASDWAFMIHNKSAADYAKARQNGHYRNVCALYAAGISGLVMGRKKPDTSLLNKLENQDNIFPWIGELL, encoded by the coding sequence GTGGCTGCCCCCGGAAAGATTCACCTGCTGCTTCACGCACACCTCCCGTTCGTGCGCGAGCCCGAATATGACCGTTTCCTAGAAGAGAACTGGTTCTTCGAGGCTATGGCGGAAACCTACCTGCCGATAGTGCAGATGCTTTCGCGCCTGGAGGAGAAGGGAGTTCCGGGGACGCTCAACCTGAGTGTCTCCTCTGCGCTGATTGCGATGCTGACGGATGCATCGCTCCTGGGGAAGTTTACGCTCCACCTACATAAGGTGAAAGACCTCATCGAGAAGGAAAAGGTGCTCCTTGCAGGTGACCCGGAACGCCTTCCTGTAGTGGAGTTCTATTCCCATAGGCAGGATGCCCTGATTGATTTCTGGGAACGCATCTGCTGCTGCGAGATTGTACCCTCCCTCAAGAGGCTTTCGGATTGCGGCAAGCTGACGCTTCTCACCTGCGTGGGAACGCACCCGTTCTTGCCGGCATACCAGGCGGACCTCGATGCGATTCGCCTGCAGCTGGGCGTGACTGTGCGTGCTTTTGAAGAAGCCTTCGGGTGGAAACCCAAGGGCCTGTGGTTGCCGGAATGTGGCTACTTCGAAGGGCTTGATTCCATTCTCGCCGAATTCGGTTTCGAGTATTTCTTTCTCGAGACCCATGGCGTGCTTTTGGCAAAGCCCGCTCCCAAATACGGAGTATTTGCGCCAATAAAGACCCCTGCGGGGCTTTATTGCATGGGTCGCGAGCAGGGCAGTTCCATGGAAGTATGGAGCCGCAAGACTGGCTACCCGGGGCACCCTGAGTACCGCGAGTTCTTCAAGGATATCGCACACGAACGGCAGCCCGAATACCTGGGCGGCTATTTCATGGCGGGCAATACTCCTATCGAGACGGGCCTCAAGTATTACCGTATTACGGGTAGCGAAGACAAGCAGGTTTACCGCCCGTGGAACGCGCTTCGCCTTGCCGAAGACCACGCGAGGCTCTTTATTGCGAACCGCGAGGCGACTGTTACTGAACTACTCCCGAAGATGGATGGCAACAAGGTCTCCATTCTGTGCCCTTACGATGCGGAACTTTTTGGTCACTGGTGGTTCGAGGGACCCTCGTTCATCGAGAAGATGTTTGAACGTGCCGCAAGCTCGAATGTCGTGGAGATGGCCTCGCTGGAATCTACGATGCATTCCTCTTGTGACCCCGAAGTCCATTGCCCGGTGTTCTCCTCGTGGGGCGAAGGCGGCTTTGGCGAAGTCTGGATGAACGACGAGGTGAGCTGGGCCTATCCGCTGTTCTTCCGCATGCGCGGCATGATGGAAGATTTCCGCCGCGCACTCGTTGCCTGCGAGAAGAAGGGCAAGACCGCCCAGACCAAACTCTTCCGCAGGTTCTACGCGCAGATGGCCCGAGAACTATTGCTGTTCCAGGCATCGGACTGGGCGTTCATGATTCACAACAAGTCCGCGGCCGACTACGCGAAGGCCCGCCAGAACGGGCATTACCGTAACGTATGTGCCCTTTATGCCGCAGGAATTTCGGGCCTAGTGATGGGCCGCAAGAAGCCCGACACGTCGCTGCTGAATAAACTCGAGAACCAGGATAACATATTCCCCTGGATTGGCGAGTTGCTTTAG
- a CDS encoding InlB B-repeat-containing protein yields the protein MQKSAISITKKLAVLLLTAGISYSMAGWDGKSKEKPDTTTIDKNTFYLIKNEANLAWFADSVNHTKGTVKLNAKLAAPMNMRHKLFVPIAAGKGETQFGGIFDGNGHSISDLYIDAAKIGEIENPFCEKDKATCNAQNVAFIAVLGGGTVKNLILENADITASTNAGDILGKDQPITVGSIVAWQTSGTIEGCFATGTIQTSGIGNVVGGIVGNMKGGTVKNNLSTVSLYVSGNESYAGGIVGATRGNATIETNAYDGNSIVNNGDGAIGGILGYLEKGSATVSQSYFGSDIAKRGVGLISKDTTVELNGSAKSAKDLNTSDVVCALNNGKDGSCPDGVWSIGATHLSLNRVSVNDNGNIVYTVNFDANKGVFSKSAKTALLLEAGEKISAAEITRPTRGDTIFAGWALTADAKAPAEDLGTVTKATTIYAVWKNMFTITFDANGGAFVDTEGATTGKTTTKIVAEGSDINMEGIRIGTTYGVDETTFYFVGWAAEKDAEEPLETLGKATESTTFYALWREEVTYTVTFDAGIGGYTVAFVKEDGKAEKPEDPEAAGYSFTGWMNGEKEYDFDEVVKSDLSLTARWKPVEYKITYEIGEGKNSKDNPETYTTETATIALGDPVWEGYTFNGWFYDKKFTDRATQITRGSTGDITLYAKWELVTYEITYMAGRYGIGIVAPDLKEHDFEMNLSKKTYSREGYKQTGWSTTDGGELEYELGAKYEKNEPLALFPYWEEDSDAIRSATVALGAKFSATAHGRTLEINGVSAGKVLSVFDMQGRLVRKATAAGASLLLDIARPGIYLVRADNQSVKVNIR from the coding sequence ATGCAGAAAAGCGCAATTTCCATAACAAAAAAACTAGCGGTCCTGCTTTTGACAGCGGGAATCAGCTACTCCATGGCCGGTTGGGACGGCAAGTCCAAGGAAAAACCCGACACCACGACCATCGACAAGAATACCTTCTACCTCATCAAGAACGAAGCCAACCTCGCCTGGTTCGCGGATTCCGTAAACCATACAAAGGGTACAGTCAAGCTCAATGCAAAACTGGCCGCCCCCATGAACATGAGGCACAAGCTGTTCGTGCCCATCGCGGCCGGCAAGGGCGAAACGCAGTTCGGCGGCATATTCGACGGTAACGGACACTCCATTTCGGACCTGTACATCGATGCCGCCAAGATTGGCGAAATCGAGAACCCCTTCTGCGAAAAGGACAAGGCCACCTGTAACGCACAGAACGTCGCCTTTATCGCAGTCCTCGGTGGGGGAACCGTCAAGAACCTGATTCTCGAAAACGCAGACATCACCGCCTCCACGAACGCAGGCGATATTCTGGGCAAGGACCAGCCGATTACCGTCGGCAGCATTGTCGCCTGGCAGACTTCCGGCACCATCGAAGGCTGTTTCGCTACAGGCACAATCCAGACCAGCGGCATTGGGAACGTCGTGGGCGGTATTGTCGGCAACATGAAGGGCGGTACTGTCAAGAACAACCTGAGCACGGTCAGCCTCTATGTAAGCGGCAACGAATCGTACGCAGGCGGAATCGTTGGCGCTACCCGCGGCAACGCCACAATCGAAACGAACGCCTACGACGGGAACAGCATCGTCAATAATGGCGACGGCGCCATCGGAGGTATTCTAGGTTACCTCGAAAAGGGCTCGGCAACCGTATCGCAATCGTATTTCGGTTCCGATATCGCAAAGAGAGGAGTCGGCCTCATCTCAAAAGACACAACAGTCGAACTCAACGGCAGCGCAAAGAGCGCAAAGGACCTCAACACCAGCGATGTCGTATGCGCACTCAACAATGGCAAGGACGGATCCTGCCCCGACGGCGTCTGGAGCATAGGAGCCACGCACCTCTCGCTTAACAGAGTCTCGGTGAACGATAACGGGAACATCGTCTACACGGTAAATTTCGACGCGAACAAGGGCGTGTTCTCCAAAAGCGCAAAGACAGCCCTCCTGCTCGAAGCCGGCGAAAAGATTTCTGCCGCCGAAATCACCAGGCCCACGCGCGGTGATACCATATTCGCTGGCTGGGCACTCACAGCTGACGCGAAGGCCCCGGCAGAAGACCTCGGGACAGTCACAAAGGCGACAACCATCTATGCCGTATGGAAAAACATGTTCACCATAACCTTCGACGCAAACGGCGGAGCATTCGTCGACACCGAAGGCGCAACTACAGGTAAAACCACGACAAAGATTGTCGCCGAAGGTTCCGACATCAACATGGAAGGAATCCGCATCGGTACAACCTACGGGGTCGACGAGACCACGTTCTACTTTGTCGGCTGGGCCGCAGAAAAAGATGCCGAAGAACCTCTGGAAACACTGGGCAAGGCCACCGAGAGCACAACGTTCTATGCCCTCTGGCGCGAAGAAGTAACCTACACCGTCACGTTCGATGCTGGCATAGGCGGGTACACCGTCGCGTTCGTAAAAGAAGACGGCAAGGCAGAAAAACCCGAAGACCCCGAAGCCGCCGGCTACTCGTTCACAGGCTGGATGAACGGCGAAAAGGAATACGATTTTGACGAAGTCGTCAAGAGCGACCTCTCGCTTACCGCCCGATGGAAACCTGTCGAATACAAGATTACCTACGAAATCGGCGAAGGCAAGAACAGCAAGGACAATCCGGAGACCTATACCACCGAGACCGCGACCATCGCGCTTGGCGATCCCGTCTGGGAAGGCTATACATTTAACGGCTGGTTCTACGACAAGAAGTTCACCGACAGGGCAACCCAGATTACAAGGGGCTCTACCGGCGATATCACGCTGTATGCCAAATGGGAACTCGTCACGTACGAGATTACCTACATGGCTGGCCGCTACGGCATAGGCATCGTCGCGCCCGACCTGAAAGAGCACGACTTCGAGATGAACCTGAGCAAGAAGACCTACTCCCGCGAAGGCTACAAGCAGACGGGTTGGTCCACGACCGATGGCGGAGAGCTTGAATACGAACTCGGCGCGAAGTACGAGAAAAACGAACCTCTCGCCTTGTTCCCCTACTGGGAAGAAGACTCGGATGCCATCAGGAGTGCAACTGTCGCTCTCGGCGCGAAATTCAGCGCAACCGCACACGGAAGGACACTCGAAATCAATGGAGTCTCTGCAGGCAAGGTGCTGAGCGTGTTCGACATGCAGGGTCGCCTCGTACGCAAGGCTACCGCTGCAGGAGCTAGCCTCCTGCTGGATATCGCAAGGCCGGGAATATACCTGGTGCGCGCCGACAACCAGTCCGTGAAGGTGAATATCAGATAG
- a CDS encoding UbiD family decarboxylase, whose translation MYKNLRQALLDLEKAGMLKRVHEEVDPYLQMAEIARQAFDSKGPALLFEKVKGCRFQAACNIFGTRERMEFLFRDTLAGTRTAVQFKSNPVEFFKQADIATLCRAAAVGINSLPRRSGSIRDFEECTLADLPQIVGWPEDGGAFVTLPQVASRPGECAGILQTNLGMYRVQISGNDYAADECGLHYQIKRDIARHHQKAIEEGRPLKVSVFIGGPPAHTVAAVMPMPETLSELTFAGMLGGRRFRYFEHDGYLVSSDAEFCILGEMAPDLKPEGPFGDHVGYYSGKHPFPYMRVKKVLCKKDAIYPFTSVGRPPKEDTIFGDFIHEITRPMVPVSIPGVHAVHAVDAAGVHPLCLAVASERFVPYARPEDREPMELLKTANALLGFNQVSLSKYLMLAAKEDDSGSLDARDVPAFFAHVLERIDFARDLHFQTSTTIDTLDYTGTSLNHGSKLVMAAAGPKRRELRNEPADLASLALPAGFANPKIAMKGVLVVQWSASGKAPAPADIAPLLESFKNWEFRESYPWVSVVDDTSSIGKGDAQKNLDDFLWLTFTRSDPAQDAYGIDAHFVDKHWAIQAPIVIDARIKPRHQKVLEVSDNVIQKAREVLESA comes from the coding sequence ATGTACAAGAACTTGAGACAGGCCCTGCTGGATCTGGAAAAAGCGGGGATGCTTAAACGCGTCCACGAAGAAGTAGACCCGTACCTGCAGATGGCCGAAATTGCGAGGCAGGCATTCGACAGCAAGGGCCCCGCTCTCCTGTTCGAGAAGGTAAAAGGATGCAGGTTCCAAGCCGCATGCAACATATTCGGCACGCGCGAACGCATGGAATTCCTGTTCCGCGACACGCTCGCAGGCACGCGCACAGCAGTGCAGTTCAAGTCGAACCCGGTAGAATTCTTCAAGCAGGCGGACATAGCAACCCTGTGCCGCGCTGCCGCCGTCGGTATCAATTCGTTACCAAGGCGTTCCGGCAGCATTCGCGACTTCGAGGAATGCACACTTGCCGATTTGCCGCAGATTGTAGGCTGGCCCGAAGATGGCGGCGCTTTCGTAACGCTCCCGCAGGTGGCATCGCGCCCGGGTGAATGCGCAGGCATACTGCAGACCAACCTGGGCATGTACCGCGTGCAGATTTCCGGCAACGACTATGCCGCAGACGAATGCGGGCTGCATTACCAGATAAAGCGCGACATCGCGCGCCACCACCAGAAGGCAATCGAAGAAGGCCGCCCGCTCAAGGTGAGCGTGTTTATCGGCGGGCCGCCCGCCCATACCGTAGCGGCGGTGATGCCCATGCCCGAAACTTTGTCTGAACTGACGTTCGCGGGCATGCTCGGCGGGCGCCGATTCCGCTATTTCGAGCACGACGGTTACCTTGTCTCCAGCGATGCCGAATTTTGTATTTTAGGCGAGATGGCACCAGACCTGAAACCAGAAGGCCCTTTCGGCGACCACGTGGGGTATTACTCCGGTAAGCACCCCTTCCCCTACATGCGCGTAAAGAAGGTGCTCTGCAAAAAAGACGCCATCTACCCGTTCACATCTGTAGGGCGCCCGCCAAAAGAAGACACTATCTTCGGAGATTTCATTCACGAGATTACAAGGCCGATGGTGCCCGTATCGATTCCGGGCGTACATGCGGTTCACGCGGTCGATGCAGCGGGCGTTCACCCGCTCTGCCTCGCCGTCGCAAGCGAACGGTTCGTGCCTTATGCAAGGCCCGAAGACCGCGAACCGATGGAACTTTTAAAGACGGCAAACGCATTGCTCGGTTTCAACCAGGTTTCGCTTTCCAAGTACCTGATGCTGGCCGCGAAGGAAGACGACAGCGGGTCACTGGATGCCCGCGACGTGCCCGCATTCTTCGCACACGTACTGGAGCGCATCGACTTCGCACGCGACCTACATTTCCAGACATCAACAACCATCGATACGCTGGACTACACCGGCACAAGCCTCAATCACGGTTCCAAACTCGTGATGGCGGCAGCGGGCCCCAAGCGTCGCGAACTGCGCAACGAGCCAGCCGACCTTGCAAGCCTCGCGCTGCCCGCCGGTTTTGCAAACCCAAAAATCGCCATGAAGGGTGTTCTCGTCGTGCAATGGAGTGCCAGCGGCAAGGCGCCGGCACCCGCCGACATTGCGCCGCTGCTCGAATCCTTCAAGAACTGGGAATTCCGCGAAAGCTACCCGTGGGTAAGTGTCGTCGACGACACCTCCTCCATCGGTAAAGGCGATGCGCAAAAGAATCTCGACGACTTCTTGTGGCTCACGTTCACGCGTTCCGACCCTGCACAGGATGCCTACGGCATCGATGCGCACTTCGTAGACAAGCACTGGGCCATCCAGGCGCCAATTGTTATTGACGCCCGCATAAAGCCGCGCCACCAGAAAGTACTCGAAGTATCGGACAACGTTATCCAGAAAGCCAGGGAGGTCCTCGAAAGTGCGTAG
- a CDS encoding MlaD family protein, whose product METTRSERIKLGAFMLLCGILICVFLGYVLKRYLSEQYDNYYTIFDTSVNGLFVDAKVKLNGIDVGSVTRITINEENLNEVVVAFKVTHGTPIKIGTRAGMTAGMNLTGEKQVVLAGGSFSEPNVPEGGLVPAEVSHFDHITNQAGNIVAHVDSVLVNVNTLLSAENAENLSKAIKNFEEVTANLKRVTQGMAKPIDNISKSAESMHRVMGEIEEAKIAAKAGEDLDILKEKLDAIDTKAMNEILTKAMESISQLSKRLDGMVYKNQDQVGEAIVELNAVLENLEEFSQKIKNNPSALIREPAKTRRK is encoded by the coding sequence ATGGAAACCACCCGATCCGAAAGAATTAAACTTGGCGCGTTCATGCTACTGTGCGGAATACTCATCTGCGTATTCCTCGGCTACGTGCTCAAGCGCTACCTGAGCGAACAGTACGACAACTACTACACCATCTTCGACACCTCGGTGAATGGGCTCTTTGTAGACGCGAAGGTCAAGCTGAACGGCATCGACGTGGGTAGCGTCACGCGCATCACGATTAACGAAGAAAACCTGAACGAGGTCGTTGTCGCCTTCAAGGTCACTCACGGCACGCCTATCAAGATCGGCACCCGCGCGGGCATGACGGCGGGCATGAACCTCACCGGCGAAAAGCAGGTGGTGCTCGCTGGCGGCTCGTTCTCGGAACCGAACGTCCCCGAAGGCGGGCTCGTGCCGGCGGAAGTCTCGCACTTCGACCACATCACGAACCAGGCGGGCAATATCGTTGCGCACGTGGATTCCGTGCTGGTGAATGTCAACACGCTACTCTCGGCCGAAAATGCGGAAAACCTGAGCAAGGCCATCAAGAATTTTGAAGAAGTGACGGCAAACCTGAAGCGCGTCACGCAGGGCATGGCAAAGCCCATCGACAACATTTCCAAGTCCGCCGAATCGATGCATCGCGTGATGGGTGAAATCGAAGAAGCGAAGATTGCCGCGAAGGCGGGCGAAGACCTCGATATTCTGAAGGAAAAACTCGACGCCATCGACACGAAGGCGATGAATGAGATCTTGACGAAGGCGATGGAATCCATCAGCCAGCTTTCGAAGCGGCTCGACGGCATGGTCTACAAGAACCAGGACCAGGTGGGTGAAGCCATCGTGGAACTGAACGCCGTGCTCGAGAACCTCGAGGAATTCAGCCAGAAAATCAAGAACAATCCCTCCGCGCTCATCCGCGAACCCGCGAAGACCCGCCGCAAATAA
- a CDS encoding DUF4912 domain-containing protein, which translates to MATKKTQKTKATKKVEKAVKETTSKIKTAVKSVAKEAEKVVSKVATKTATAKTAAKAAVKTAAKKTTAAAKTAVKAATKPATKAPAKSAAKSAPKASEQTDVKVKADARKVAKKVASVKAAAKPVTKTASMAQTFDPEYLVLMQKDPNWMQAFWEVSEDRIKRAKKGKGKLVLRLFDISGDLTVKRSKKRKFHDVVVPADARSWYVENKATDNTVAVLGFAEGKNFMPLVESVPVQSYSPEGSSVNVDDVFVKASLGGATLGGFGSSGLSSMSAKTWLEQMANGLSSSSGSMFSGALSSAALKSNKLELPKDSVNYGKDFFLWVKTRLIVYGGTRPDAHLQVRGEPFPLNPDGTFSFEEDLPDSTKIIPVFATDKDGDFPTTIVPIVVKRTE; encoded by the coding sequence ATGGCTACTAAGAAAACACAGAAGACGAAGGCCACCAAGAAGGTGGAGAAGGCCGTCAAGGAAACGACCTCCAAGATAAAGACCGCGGTGAAGTCCGTTGCGAAGGAGGCAGAGAAGGTCGTGTCCAAGGTTGCGACCAAGACCGCCACTGCAAAGACTGCCGCAAAGGCAGCTGTGAAGACCGCCGCAAAGAAGACTACGGCTGCGGCAAAGACTGCGGTAAAGGCCGCCACGAAGCCGGCGACTAAGGCTCCGGCGAAGAGTGCTGCGAAGTCTGCTCCGAAGGCGTCGGAACAGACCGACGTGAAGGTGAAGGCTGATGCCCGTAAGGTGGCCAAAAAGGTGGCTTCTGTGAAGGCTGCCGCAAAGCCTGTGACGAAGACCGCCAGCATGGCGCAGACTTTCGACCCGGAATACCTCGTGCTCATGCAGAAGGATCCGAACTGGATGCAGGCCTTCTGGGAAGTTTCCGAAGACCGTATCAAGCGTGCCAAGAAGGGCAAGGGCAAACTAGTGCTTCGCCTGTTCGATATTTCGGGTGACCTTACCGTGAAGCGCAGCAAGAAGCGCAAGTTCCACGACGTGGTGGTGCCTGCCGATGCCCGCAGCTGGTATGTGGAAAACAAGGCGACCGACAATACGGTGGCCGTACTCGGCTTTGCCGAGGGCAAGAACTTTATGCCTCTTGTCGAATCCGTTCCTGTGCAGTCCTATTCTCCGGAGGGTTCTTCGGTGAATGTCGACGACGTATTCGTGAAGGCTTCGCTTGGCGGTGCCACACTCGGCGGTTTCGGCAGTTCGGGCCTTTCGAGCATGTCCGCGAAGACCTGGCTCGAACAGATGGCGAATGGACTTTCTAGTTCTTCGGGTTCCATGTTCTCGGGTGCACTCTCGAGTGCCGCCCTCAAGAGCAACAAGCTCGAACTCCCGAAGGATTCCGTGAACTACGGCAAGGATTTCTTCCTGTGGGTCAAGACCCGTTTGATCGTTTATGGCGGAACGCGCCCCGACGCCCACTTGCAGGTGCGCGGCGAGCCGTTCCCGCTGAATCCGGATGGCACGTTCAGTTTCGAAGAAGACCTGCCGGATTCCACTAAGATTATTCCGGTGTTTGCGACCGACAAGGACGGAGATTTCCCGACGACGATTGTCCCCATCGTTGTGAAGCGCACGGAGTAA
- the thrC gene encoding threonine synthase, whose translation MAQFNAHFRNINGDDTYPLTDVIYRSKVDGSLLEVEHDRAALASKSPDEWKKLFAERRMSFEPADMSGIWSKREMVLPDMPLEDIVTMREGWSPLFDAAPLAKEMGIKSLKVKLCGNSHTGSFKDLGMTVLVSQVNHIIKKGIHEIDAVACASTGDTSAALSAYCAKAGIPSIVFLPAGKTSVAQLIQPISNGSIVLALDTDFDGCMKIVQQVTADNRIYLANSMNSLRVEGQKTISPEICQEMGWKVPDTVIIPGGNLGNVSALAKGFEDCKAMGLIDRIPRIIVAQAENANPFFQAYERGFDKLVPMQAKKTLASAIQIGNPVSYPKAVRAIQKTNGMVVSVTEEELANAAHRGDRIGLYCCPHTGVALGALEKLVAAGKIDKEENVVVISTAHGLKFTEFKVGYHEKKLENIASKFANPVFKAPADLGAVMDILKKEMAERRR comes from the coding sequence ATGGCCCAATTCAACGCGCATTTCAGGAACATCAACGGGGACGACACCTACCCGCTGACCGACGTCATTTACCGTAGCAAGGTGGACGGAAGCCTGCTCGAAGTCGAACACGACCGTGCAGCTCTTGCCAGCAAGAGCCCCGACGAATGGAAGAAGCTCTTTGCCGAACGCCGCATGAGCTTTGAACCGGCCGACATGAGCGGTATCTGGAGCAAGCGCGAAATGGTGCTCCCCGACATGCCCCTCGAAGACATCGTCACGATGCGCGAAGGCTGGAGCCCGCTCTTTGACGCGGCCCCGCTCGCCAAGGAAATGGGCATCAAGAGCCTCAAGGTGAAGCTCTGCGGCAACTCCCACACCGGTTCTTTCAAGGACCTGGGCATGACGGTTCTCGTGAGCCAGGTGAACCACATCATCAAGAAGGGTATTCATGAAATCGACGCCGTGGCCTGCGCCTCTACCGGCGATACCTCCGCAGCCCTCAGCGCCTACTGCGCGAAGGCAGGCATTCCGAGCATCGTGTTCCTGCCCGCCGGGAAGACCAGCGTCGCCCAGCTGATCCAGCCGATTTCTAACGGCAGCATCGTGCTCGCCCTCGATACCGACTTTGACGGTTGCATGAAAATCGTGCAGCAGGTCACCGCCGACAACCGCATCTACCTCGCGAACTCCATGAACAGCCTCCGCGTGGAAGGCCAGAAGACGATTTCTCCGGAAATCTGCCAGGAAATGGGCTGGAAGGTGCCCGACACCGTGATTATCCCGGGCGGCAACCTCGGTAACGTGAGCGCCCTCGCCAAGGGTTTCGAAGACTGCAAGGCCATGGGCCTCATCGACCGCATCCCGCGCATCATCGTGGCCCAGGCCGAAAACGCCAACCCGTTCTTCCAGGCTTATGAACGCGGCTTCGACAAGCTCGTTCCCATGCAGGCCAAGAAGACTCTCGCAAGCGCCATCCAGATCGGTAACCCGGTCAGCTACCCGAAGGCTGTGCGAGCCATCCAGAAGACGAACGGCATGGTCGTGAGCGTCACCGAAGAAGAACTCGCGAACGCCGCCCACCGCGGCGACCGCATCGGTCTCTACTGCTGCCCGCATACGGGTGTCGCTCTCGGCGCCCTCGAAAAGCTCGTGGCCGCAGGCAAGATCGACAAGGAAGAAAACGTGGTCGTCATCAGCACGGCACACGGCCTCAAGTTCACCGAATTCAAGGTCGGCTACCACGAAAAGAAACTCGAGAACATAGCCTCCAAGTTCGCGAACCCCGTGTTCAAGGCTCCGGCAGACCTCGGCGCCGTCATGGACATCTTGAAGAAAGAGATGGCTGAACGTAGGCGCTAA